In Astatotilapia calliptera chromosome 20, fAstCal1.2, whole genome shotgun sequence, one genomic interval encodes:
- the slc25a33 gene encoding solute carrier family 25 member 33, which yields MAQKDTLLHLFAGGCSGTMGAIVTCPLEVLKTRLQSSGLTLRPVFQVQLGTLSGTGVIRPGGVTPGLLQVLRSILEKEGPRSLFRGLGPNLVGVAPSRAIYFAAYSKSKELFNGLFVPNSGLVHMSSAGVAAFVTNSLMNPIWMVKTRMQLEKKARGEKKMNALQCARYVYKTEGVRGFYRGLTASYAGISETMICFLIYETLKKQLAKRQFSSPNGEKEKGASDFLSLMMAAAFSKGCASCIAYPHEVIRTRLREEGSKYKYFFQTGRLIAVEEGYAAFYRGLVPQLIRQIPNTAIVLSTYELIVHLLGDSK from the exons atggcACAAAAAGACACGCTGCTGCATCTCTTCGCCGGGGG GTGTAGTGGTACAATGGGAGCCATCGTGACCTGTCCCCTGGAGGTGTTGAAGACACGGCTGCAGTCCTCAGGCCTCACCCTCCGGCCTGTCTTCCAGGTTCAACTTGGCACCCTGAGTGGCACGGGGGTTATCCGACCAGGGGGTGTCACACCTGGACTGCTGCAGGTCCTAAG ATCCATTCTTGAAAAAGAGGGACCAAGATCTCTTTTCCGTGGACTGGGTCCGAACCTTGTGGGTGTTGCCCCTTCAAG aGCCATCTACTTTGCTGCATACTCGAAATCTAAAGAGCTGTTCAATGGGCTGTTTGTCCCTAATAGTGGATTGGTACACATGTCATCTGCTGGTGTTGCAG CTTTTGTTACCAACTCTCTGATGAACCCCATCTGGATGGTCAAGACCAGGATGCAGCTGGAGAAAAA AGccagaggagagaagaagatgaATGCACTGCAGTGTGCTCGATATGTTTACAAAACAGAGGGAGTCCGGGGCTTCTACCGTGGCCTGACTGCGTCCTACGCTGGCATTTCAGAAACAATGATCTGCTTCCTCATCTATGAGACACTGAAGAAACAACTCGCCAAGAGGCAGTTCAGCTCGCCTAACGGTGAAAAGGAGAAAGGAGCGTCAGACTTCCTCAGCCTCATGATGGCAGCTGCTTTTTCAAAGGGTTGTGCATCCTGCATAGCCTACCCACacg AGGTCATTCGGACAAGGCTGCGCGAGGAAGGCAGCAAGTACAAGTATTTTTTCCAGACAGGGAGGTTAATAGCAGTGGAAGAAGGCTATGCAGCTTTTTATAGAGGACTCGTTCCACAGCTAATTAGGCAAATCCCTAACACAGCCATCGTCCTCTCCACATATGAACTCATTGTCCATCTGCTGGGAGACTCCAAGTAA